The nucleotide sequence TTTTTACCGTCTTTCCACAGGGACTGGTGCGTGTGCATACCGTTACCGTTGTCACCGAAGAGCGGCTTCGGCATGAACGTTGCTGTTTTGCCGTTGAGGTGTGCGACCATTTTGACGACGTATTTGTACTTCTGGACGTTGTCCGCTGCACCGATGATGTCAGAGAAGACGATACCGATCTCGCCCTGGCCCTGTGCGACTTCGTGGTGACCCAGAACGACTTCAAGACCGACCTGCTCGAGGACCATCATCATTTCGGCACGGAGGTCGACCATGGAGTCTGTCGGCGCTACCGGGAAGTAACCGCCTTTTGTGCCCGGGCGGTGACCTGTGTTGTAGGTCTCTTCGAAACGGGTGTTGGAGTTCCACTCACCTTCTTCGGTATCGATGCGGTAGCCCGCTTCATTGATGGAGTCGACAAAATGGACTTCGTCGAAGATGAAGAATTCGTTTTCAGGACCGAAATAAGCTGCATCGGCGATACCGAGCTCTTCAGCGTGTTTGAGTGCTTTTTTCGCGATGGAACGCGGGCATTTTTCGTAGAGTTCGCCTTTGTAGATATCGAAAACGTCACAGAAGACGATAATGGTCGGGTCCGCTGTGAACGGGTCGAGGAAAGCCGTCGGGACGTCTGCTTTCAGGAGCATGTCAGAACGGTTGATCGGCTGCCATGCTTCGATGGAAGAGCCGTCGAACGGGAATCCGTTTGTCAGGTTGCCTTCATTGACGGCGCTCATGCGGTATGTGAGGTGGTGCCATGCGCCTTTGATGTCTGTGAAACGGAGGTCGACAAACTGGACGTCGTTCTCTTCACAGTATTTAAAGAACTCGTCAATGCTGTTAACGAATTTTCCCATTGATTTCTCCTGTGGTGATAATTTGCGGTAAGTATATCTCAATGTCCTTTACGCTTGAGATAATAGCATGGACAAATTTTAGGCAATTTGTCGCTTTTTGTAGGGAAATGGGGAGGTGGGAGCGTGTTACAGCACAGTACTGTAGGCTTTCCTGTTACGGAAGTATACACATTCGGTATACCCGGCCTCCCGGGCAAGGGCCTCTGCCTCATCTCTGAACAGGCCGATCTGCCCCGGCGCATGCGCATCGGAACCGAAGGTGACGGGAATGCCCCGTTCATAGGCGGCCCTGAGCAGTTCGGGGGAGGGGTAGGCTTCGGCGACGGGCTTGCGGTAGCCCGCGACGTTGATCTCCATCGTCATCCCCGCCGCGGCAATGGCATCGAGTGCCGGACCCGCGATGGAGACGATGTCGCGTTCGGGCATGAATTTGAAGACCTTGATGAGGTCGAGGTGGCCGACGATGTCGAAGTGGCCGCTACGTGCCATGGCTTCGACCTGCCCGAAATAGCGTTCCCAGATGACGTCGATGTTTTCGTGCTCGTACTGGCCGATGAACTCGGGGTTGTCGAAGCCCCAATCGTCGAGGAAGTGTACGGAACCGATAAGGTAGTCGACGTCGGCACCCAGCACCCTTTCGTCCATATGCCCCTCAAGGTAGTCGACTTCGTAGCCGAAAAGGATGTCAATGCTGCCCTCGTACTTCGTCCGCGCGTCCATGACCATGGCGTGGTAGTGCTCCATTTCCTCGAACTTCATGCGGTACTTTGGGTCGAACTCCATCGGGGCGTGGTCGGAAAAGCCGAAAACGTCGATACCCGCCGCGACGGCTGCGGCGACGTATTCGTCTACCGAGCCTTCGGCATGGTTGCAGAGTGTCGTATGGTTGTGCAGGTCGATTTTCATAGCTTTAATCCCATATTAGGGCACCTCTAAAAGCCCTGTACGGTCTCAGCGCTGCAGAGAAAAGTCATAATCAAGGCGACGTTTTGAAGGCCTGGCCGTAGCCAAGTCGAAAAGCGGCAACGCCGAGTATGGCTTTTCTCTGCAGCGCCCTGCGGGAGGGCTTTTGAAGCACGACCTTTCCTCTGTGTTCGTTTTGACTTAGCTACGGCTAGGCCTGCACCGAAAACATAGAAAATCTCACGCTTCAAAAACCCTCTGAGATCCGTACAGGGTTTTTAGAAGTGCCCATTAGTTATGCCATTATAGGATGCGTATCAAGAAGGTCGGGTAAAATACGCAAAAAGATTCAAAGAAAAAGAATGCATAAAGTTGAACTACTCTCCCCGGCGGGCAACCTGGAGAAACTCAAGATCGCTATCGACTTCGGGGCCGACGCCGTCTACGGCGGGGTCAGCCACTTCTCGCTGCGGATCCGTTCGGGCAAAGAATTTACGATGGAGAGCTTCAAAGAGGGGATCGACTATGCCCATCAAAGGGGCAAAAAGGTCTACGCGACCATCAACGGCTTCCCCTTCAACTCCCAGCTGAACCTGCTGGAGAAGCACATCCTTGCGATGGCGGAGCTGGAACCCGACGCCTTTATCGTGGCGACCCCGGGCGTCCTGCAGCTGGCGCACAAACTCGCGCCGCAGATCCCGCTGCACCTCTCGACCCAGGCCAACGTCATGAACGTGCTCGACGCGAAGGTCTACTACGAGATGGGGGCGCGCCGCATCATTGCCGCCCGGGAGATCTCGCTCAGGGATCTCAAGCAGATCAAAACGGAGCTGCCGGACCTTGAACTCGAGGTCTTCGTCCACGGCTCGATGTGTTTCGCCTACAGCGGCCGCTGCCTTATCTCGACCGTGCAGAGCGGCCGTGTCCCCAACCGCGGCAGCTGCGCCAACGACTGCCGCTTTCCCTATGAGCTCTACGCGGCGAACCCGGAGACGGGGACGCTGTTCCGGCTGGAGGAGGACCCGGGCATCGGGACCTATATCATGAACTCGAAGGATCTCAACCTCGCCTCGCACATCAAGGAGATCATCGATGCCGGGGCGGTCGACTCGCTCAAGATCGAGGGGCGGACGAAGGCAAGCTACTATGCCGCCATCACCGCCAAGGCGTACCGCATGGCCATTGATGACTACTATGCTGGCCTGGAACCGAGCGAACGCTACCAGGAGGAGCTGAACACGATGCAGAACCGCGGTTTTACCGACGCCTACCTCGTCAACCGCCCCTTCGAGAAACACGACACCCAGAGCCTCGATTTCACGATGCAGATGGGGACCCACCAGGTGAGCGGCATGGTCACCGAAGACGGCGAACATTTCCTCTGCAAGTACACGACCCGTCCCGGGGACGAGGCGGAGATCGTTGCGCCTTCCGACGCCGTTCTCTCCCCCTATACGAACGAGTACGGTTCGATCTACGAGCGCGACGGCCGCTGGTATGTCCGTTTTGACAAGCTCGTCGCGGAAAACGGCCGGGAGTGGGAAGCGGTGCACAGCGGCAACGTCAACCCCATTGCCCTGCCGGGCAGACTGCCCCAATACTGCTTCCTGCGTATCCCCGCCGACGGGATCGACCAGTCGCCGCCCGTATAGCGGCGCCGCTAACGCCCGCCGTGAATTCGCTATAATTCCGCATCCAAAATACAAGGGCATGAAATGAAATTCGTTTCTATCATTATCGGATCCAAGAGTGACTATGACGTCATGAAGTCGTGCGCGGATACGCTGGAAACTTTCGGCGTGCAGTATGAGCTGATCATCTCTTCGGCGCACCGTTCGCCGGAACGTACCAAAGAGTACATCCGCGAAGCGGAAGAGAAGGGGGCCCAGGTCTTCATCGCCGCAGCGGGCATGGCGGCGCACCTTGCGGGCGTCCTGGCGTCCAAAACGGTCAAACCGATCATCGGCGTACCGATGAGTGCCTCGGCGCTGAGCGGCATCGACGCGCTCCTCTCTACCGTCCAGATGCCGGCAGGCATGCCGGTCGCGACCGTGGCCATCGGCAAAGCGGGTGCGATCAACTCGGCCTATCTCGCGATGCAGATCATGGCCCTTGAGAACGAGGACCTGCGCATCAAGCTCCAGGAAGACCGTGTCGCCAAGGCGAAAAAAGTCGAGATGGACTCCCTCGAGATCGAGACGAAGCTGTAAATGAAAATCGAAAATGCCTGCGTTGAGTGTATCATCGGTCAAAGTCTGCGCGTAGCGGACGCGATCGGTGCCGACGCGGCACTTCGCAAGAAGATCAACGATGACGTTTTGGCAATGTCGAAGGATTTCGATTTTGCCAAGTCGCCGCCGGAAGTCGCCCGGGAAGTCTACGAGCACCTGGCCGTGCTCGCCGGGAAAAAAGACCTCTACGATGAGGTCAAGCGCCACTCCTCCGAAAAAGCGAAAACCTTCATTCCGTTCCTGCGCGGACAGATCGCCAAGGCCGAAGATCCCTTCCTGACGGCGGTCAAAGTCGCCGTCGCGGGGAACGTCATCGACCTGGCCGCGGAGGTGAGCTTCGACCTCGATACGGAAATCGACAAGCTCTTCCATACCCACTTTGCCCACGACGACGTGGATGCATTGCGCGAGCGCCTTGCCGGGGCGAAGACGCTGCTCTATATCGGCGATAACGCCGGCGAGCATCTTTTTGACGCCCTGGCCATCGAGGCCGTTGCCGCGCTCTACCCGCAGCTCGCGATCACCTACATGACCCGCGGCAAGCCGATCATCAACGACGTCACCTTCGACGAGGCGATGGCGGACGGGTTGGCGGAGGTCGCGACCCTCGTCGACAGCGGCGTCGACACCCCGGGCTTCGTCTACGAGCGCGCGTCGGAGGAGGCGCAGCGCCTTTTCGATGAGAGCGACGTGGTGCTCACCAAGGGGATGGGCAACTACGAATGCCTCTCCCCCTCACCGCGCGGCGACCTCGTCTACCTGCTCAAGGTCAAATGCAACGTCGTCTCGCGTTCCATCGGCGCGGAGATCGGCAGCATTATCTGCAAACTCGTCTGACCTCTTGCCCGTTTTTAGGGCCTCTGCGTCCGATTATGGTATGGTTTCATTATGAAAGGACTGCCATGACGGGTGAAATGATGATCAAGTATATAGTACTCTGCGACGCCGATCTGGAGATCAGCGTGACGTTGGCGGATCTGCTCCAGAACGAAGCGGTGGCACGGGCTATCAAAAATGCCTACGCCAAGGGCAAAAGGGATATCGAGGCCGTGGTCATGGAACCCGGTGCACTGACGATCAAAAATAAAAAAGCACTACAGACCGTCACCATCCCCAAAGAGAGTTTCATGGATGCACTGACCCTCGCCGAAGAGGATGCGAAAGCCAAAAAACTGCTCAAGAAGGGGTGCGACCGTATCGAGATCGTCGATATCGAAACCATCTGAGACGGGGTCGATCCCGTTTTTGTGCTATGATGGGGGAAGCATTGCGCTTCTTCGCATGCTCAACCTTCAAGATTAAGTCTCCTGACTAACTGCCCCGTATTATTCTTCTATTTAATAAAAATCATTATCATTTTATATAAAAATCCTTTTTCGGAAAGCGCTGTATGAACGTCACAAAGATTGTGCTTGAGAATATCAGGCGAATTGTCAGGGAAGACCGCCGCAACATCTTCTACCTGGTCTACTACTCCGCCATCGAAGCGGTGCTGGTTCTCTCGATCCCGCTTGCCTCCTCCTTTGTCATCAACAGTGTTCTGGCGCATGCCGCAATCTCGCTCGTGATGCTGGGCTTTGTCGTGATCGTTATGTTTGTCCTGGTGACGATGCTGCAGGTGATCAAGGAGTACATTATCGAGAACTTCCAGCAGCGGGTGTTTCTGAAAACGGGTATCCAGGTTGCCACGATGGCGGTGTCATACCGGGGAAGCGACGCCGTGCAGGAACACGGAAAGTACATGAACTACTTTTTCGACATCGCGGCCATTCAGAAGTTCTTTCCCATCCTGCTCCTGGACGGGGTCGGTCTGGCGGCCAAGATTGTCGTCAGCCTTGTCCTGCTGCTGGCGTTCGACCCGGTCCTGTTCGGCGTCGGCCTCTTTTTCTTTTCCGCCTATTTCCTGCTGCTGCTTCTGCTCGGGCGCAGCGGCATCGACCGGGCCGTGAAGCGCTCGGACGCGAAACACGGCGTCATCTACTACCTGCAGCATATCCATGAGCAGCCCGGAACGCCGAAAGAGGTGCTCGGCACCTTCGACCGCCTGCTGCTGCATTACGCCTCCGCGCGCCAGAAGCTCTTCCGGGTGACCATAAGGCAGCTGGCGCTGACCTTTTTCACCGAGGGGTTTATCTTCAGCACCTTCCTCATCGCCGGGGGCTACCTGGTCATCAACGGCTCGCTGCCGCTCGGGGAGTTCATCGCGGCCGAGATCGTCGTCGTCTCCATCACCTCGGCGCTCAAGGGCGTTGTCAAGCAGATCGACTACATCTACGATACGGTCGAGGGGTTCTACAAAGTGCATAAACTCTCCGCAAAGCTTCAGGAGAACGGTCATGACTGATCTGCAGTTCCGTTCGCTCGACAGCACCGAAATGAACCCGGTGGTGCGCCGCATCTGGCTCTTTACCATCATCATCGTCCTTATTCTCGTCGCCTTCCTCTTTCTGCCGTGGCAGCAGACCGTCAAGGGGAAAGGCACCCTGATCGCCTATGATCCGAGCGAACGGGTCCAGCCGGTCTCCGCGACGATAGACGGTTTCATCGAAGCGTTCCACGTTGAGGAGAACCAGCGCGTGGCAGAGGGGGAGCGGCTCTTTACGATGGTCGACCTGGATACGGAGTACGCGGCGCGGGTCAAGGAGATGGAACGGCGCCTGCGCGAACAGCTGGAGAATACCCGGCGGGAGATCGAAGCCGTGCAGGCCAACCGCGACAACGCGCGCAAACAGCGCAGCGTCGGTATCGCGCTCTTTGAGCAGCGGCGCATTCAGGCCGAAGAGAAGCTCTCCAGCCTGAAGCTCAAACGGGTCGCCCTGCAAAAAAGCGCCGAGACGGAGGCGGCGAATTACGAGCGGATCAAGCGCCTCTACGAAGAGGCGATCGAATCGCGCCGCAATTACGAACGCGCGGATGCGGCGTGGACCCGGGCGCAAACGGAGCTCGAAAAGCTCGATGTCGATCTTCGCGTGCAGGCGCGGAGCCTGGAGATCATCGCGCAGGAGAAGGTGCAGTTCGTCCACGAAGCCGACAACCGCATCCGCCGGCTGGAAAATGACGTGCTCGCCGCACAGAGCCGTTCCAGCGGGCTGGAGCGGGAGCTGCAGCGCCAGTTGACGGAGATCGCGCGTTACGCCTCATCGGAGGTGCGCGCGGAAAAAGCGGGGGAGGTGATCCGGGTCCTGACCAACGACAAGAACAAGTTTGTCCGCCGGGGGGACGCCGTCTTGCAGTTTGCGCCGGAGGTGACCGAACGCACCGTGCTGCTGAAGGTATCGGACTTCAACATGCCGCTGATCCGCGAAGGGCTGAAAGTGCGCATGATGTTCTACGGCTGGCCCGCACTGCAGATTTCCGGCTGGCCGCAGATCCGCTTCGGCACCTTCGGGGGCGTCATCAAAAAGGTGGACCCGGTTTCGTACGAGAAGGGCTTCTACTACGCCTACGTCGTCGAGGACCCCGAGGAGCCGTGGCCTTCGGAGACGATCCTTCGCCGGGGCACGCAGGCGACCGTTTGGGTGGCGCTCGACACGGTGCCGGTCTGGTACCAGCTGTGGCGCCTGATGAACGCCTTCCCGCCGAAGATGGTGATCCCGCAGGAGGAGGGGGCATGAGACTACAACATGCCGTCCCCCTGCTGATGGCCCTTCTGCTGCCGGGAAGCGTCGGGGCGAAGGAGCTGCTGACCCCTGCCGTCATCGAAACCTATCTGAATGAAAAGAACCCTTACATCTATACGGCCGTCGGGCAGCAGTACGTGTCCCAGGCCCGTGCGGAGGCCGCGGAGGGGGCGTTTGATACCCGTGTTGGCGTCAAGTACGACAACAAGCGGTACCCGGCGAGCGAAGGGGAACTGGCGGACGTTTACGTTGAAAAAGCGACCGAGAGCGGCGTCGAATTCCTGGCGGGTTACCGCAGGGCGGAAGGGGTCCAGGAGTACAACAACATCAAGACCGGTGACGACGGCGAAGTGCGCCTGGGGGTGAAAGTACCGGTGTTCGCGGTCGCAAAGGGGATGAACGAGCGCCGCTACCAGCTGGAATCGGCCGCGATCGACGCTGCCCGTTCTACCTACGATGCGAAGGAGAACCTCAGACATCTCCGTTTCGACGTCTATGCCGCCTATTACACGCTGCTCTACCGCCGGTCGGTCGCGTCGCTGGAGTCCGTGCTGCTGGAGAAGGCACGCGAGCGCGAAGGGTTTGTCCGCAGCAAGGTCGGCGTCGGCGAGCTGCCGGAGATCGCACTGCTCGAGGTACAGCGGCAGATCCTCAACCGGGAACAGCGCCGGCTTGAAGCGTTGAATGGTTACAGGGTGGCCCTGGGGAGCCTTGCGCGTTTTCTCGGCCTCCCTCCCGATGCGCTCGAGGCACGCTATACGCTGCCCATCCTGCCCGAAGAGAAGGCGGAAGAGCTCCGTTTCGAGAAGGCGCTGCAAACGGCCTGGGACCAGCGCCCCGACCTCAGAAGCCTGCAGTACGATAAGCGCCGGTTCGGCCTGCAGGAGGAGTACAACGACCTTTCGAAGTATCCGAGTCTGAATGTGGCGCTGTACGGCGTGCACGATTTTGTCTACGATAACGGCGTCAAAGTGTCGCTGGAGATGAGTTTCCCGGTCGAACGTCGTACTTATGCCGGCCGCAAGAAAGCGATCGAAAAAGGGGAGAGGGCCGTGGACGAGGCACTGCAGCGCAAGCGGATCGAGATCGAAACA is from Sulfurimonas sp. HSL-1656 and encodes:
- a CDS encoding ARMT1-like domain-containing protein — its product is MKIENACVECIIGQSLRVADAIGADAALRKKINDDVLAMSKDFDFAKSPPEVAREVYEHLAVLAGKKDLYDEVKRHSSEKAKTFIPFLRGQIAKAEDPFLTAVKVAVAGNVIDLAAEVSFDLDTEIDKLFHTHFAHDDVDALRERLAGAKTLLYIGDNAGEHLFDALAIEAVAALYPQLAITYMTRGKPIINDVTFDEAMADGLAEVATLVDSGVDTPGFVYERASEEAQRLFDESDVVLTKGMGNYECLSPSPRGDLVYLLKVKCNVVSRSIGAEIGSIICKLV
- a CDS encoding histidinol-phosphatase HisJ family protein — encoded protein: MKIDLHNHTTLCNHAEGSVDEYVAAAVAAGIDVFGFSDHAPMEFDPKYRMKFEEMEHYHAMVMDARTKYEGSIDILFGYEVDYLEGHMDERVLGADVDYLIGSVHFLDDWGFDNPEFIGQYEHENIDVIWERYFGQVEAMARSGHFDIVGHLDLIKVFKFMPERDIVSIAGPALDAIAAAGMTMEINVAGYRKPVAEAYPSPELLRAAYERGIPVTFGSDAHAPGQIGLFRDEAEALAREAGYTECVYFRNRKAYSTVL
- the glnA gene encoding type I glutamate--ammonia ligase, which translates into the protein MGKFVNSIDEFFKYCEENDVQFVDLRFTDIKGAWHHLTYRMSAVNEGNLTNGFPFDGSSIEAWQPINRSDMLLKADVPTAFLDPFTADPTIIVFCDVFDIYKGELYEKCPRSIAKKALKHAEELGIADAAYFGPENEFFIFDEVHFVDSINEAGYRIDTEEGEWNSNTRFEETYNTGHRPGTKGGYFPVAPTDSMVDLRAEMMMVLEQVGLEVVLGHHEVAQGQGEIGIVFSDIIGAADNVQKYKYVVKMVAHLNGKTATFMPKPLFGDNGNGMHTHQSLWKDGKNLFYKEGNYGNLSEMALNYIGGIFKHAKAVAAFTNASTNSYKRLIPGFEAPSILTFSSQNRSASCRIPYGAGEKATRIEMRFPDSTACPYLAFAVMMMAGLDGIKNADVPVGPMDEDLFELTLDEIRAKGIPQMPHTLREALEGLIADNDFLKPVFTEEFVEAYQHYKFERDVWPDEGRPTAYEFKTTYMC
- a CDS encoding peptidase U32 family protein, with the translated sequence MHKVELLSPAGNLEKLKIAIDFGADAVYGGVSHFSLRIRSGKEFTMESFKEGIDYAHQRGKKVYATINGFPFNSQLNLLEKHILAMAELEPDAFIVATPGVLQLAHKLAPQIPLHLSTQANVMNVLDAKVYYEMGARRIIAAREISLRDLKQIKTELPDLELEVFVHGSMCFAYSGRCLISTVQSGRVPNRGSCANDCRFPYELYAANPETGTLFRLEEDPGIGTYIMNSKDLNLASHIKEIIDAGAVDSLKIEGRTKASYYAAITAKAYRMAIDDYYAGLEPSERYQEELNTMQNRGFTDAYLVNRPFEKHDTQSLDFTMQMGTHQVSGMVTEDGEHFLCKYTTRPGDEAEIVAPSDAVLSPYTNEYGSIYERDGRWYVRFDKLVAENGREWEAVHSGNVNPIALPGRLPQYCFLRIPADGIDQSPPV
- the purE gene encoding 5-(carboxyamino)imidazole ribonucleotide mutase yields the protein MKFVSIIIGSKSDYDVMKSCADTLETFGVQYELIISSAHRSPERTKEYIREAEEKGAQVFIAAAGMAAHLAGVLASKTVKPIIGVPMSASALSGIDALLSTVQMPAGMPVATVAIGKAGAINSAYLAMQIMALENEDLRIKLQEDRVAKAKKVEMDSLEIETKL
- a CDS encoding TolC family protein; translation: MRLQHAVPLLMALLLPGSVGAKELLTPAVIETYLNEKNPYIYTAVGQQYVSQARAEAAEGAFDTRVGVKYDNKRYPASEGELADVYVEKATESGVEFLAGYRRAEGVQEYNNIKTGDDGEVRLGVKVPVFAVAKGMNERRYQLESAAIDAARSTYDAKENLRHLRFDVYAAYYTLLYRRSVASLESVLLEKAREREGFVRSKVGVGELPEIALLEVQRQILNREQRRLEALNGYRVALGSLARFLGLPPDALEARYTLPILPEEKAEELRFEKALQTAWDQRPDLRSLQYDKRRFGLQEEYNDLSKYPSLNVALYGVHDFVYDNGVKVSLEMSFPVERRTYAGRKKAIEKGERAVDEALQRKRIEIETALSNRFTTRRMLRENLKSAAEEVSMAEKLEAAEVKKYRLGAGDLVMINQRELTTLEVRQKELTYRLRLLLQALEIERELGSDSLLAAMPVSGENMTVRTEGAGQ
- a CDS encoding ABC transporter ATP-binding protein, giving the protein MNVTKIVLENIRRIVREDRRNIFYLVYYSAIEAVLVLSIPLASSFVINSVLAHAAISLVMLGFVVIVMFVLVTMLQVIKEYIIENFQQRVFLKTGIQVATMAVSYRGSDAVQEHGKYMNYFFDIAAIQKFFPILLLDGVGLAAKIVVSLVLLLAFDPVLFGVGLFFFSAYFLLLLLLGRSGIDRAVKRSDAKHGVIYYLQHIHEQPGTPKEVLGTFDRLLLHYASARQKLFRVTIRQLALTFFTEGFIFSTFLIAGGYLVINGSLPLGEFIAAEIVVVSITSALKGVVKQIDYIYDTVEGFYKVHKLSAKLQENGHD